A single window of Paenibacillus sp. FSL H8-0537 DNA harbors:
- a CDS encoding DUF4085 family protein: MKFCTKEWYEEMQIAGIMCIYETEEEWEEYLAYFRSEGKDPLQSQRELLEEKKEHLLKYLPEAFHPYIHDGTLNTIYPPPELKEMAKQWKQDYDDRMRKVAETYNRYYKSIQNELPPNAIKLFENTLHDAKFTSYDRPDEATFFLYLDCRGSYSYFTDIKITFHGVKQLELPDLPENTWWLYDEIYTIDGGFEIRVLLDSLEAFIISAVDVEIEVLGELQSQ, from the coding sequence ATGAAATTTTGCACAAAAGAATGGTATGAAGAAATGCAAATTGCCGGGATAATGTGCATATATGAGACAGAAGAGGAATGGGAGGAGTACCTCGCCTATTTTCGCTCAGAAGGCAAAGACCCTCTACAATCGCAGCGCGAATTGTTAGAAGAAAAGAAAGAACATCTGCTAAAATACCTCCCAGAAGCCTTTCACCCCTACATACACGATGGTACGTTGAATACGATCTACCCGCCTCCTGAATTGAAGGAAATGGCGAAGCAGTGGAAGCAAGACTATGATGATCGCATGCGTAAAGTGGCCGAGACGTATAACCGCTATTATAAATCTATTCAAAACGAGCTTCCGCCCAATGCGATCAAGCTATTCGAAAATACCCTTCACGATGCCAAATTTACCTCCTATGATCGTCCTGATGAAGCAACGTTTTTTCTATATTTGGACTGTCGCGGCTCTTATTCTTATTTTACGGATATTAAAATTACGTTTCACGGAGTCAAGCAGTTGGAGCTTCCAGATCTTCCTGAAAATACGTGGTGGCTGTACGATGAAATTTACACGATTGACGGTGGCTTTGAGATCAGAGTGCTGCTGGATTCACTAGAAGCGTTCATTATTTCCGCTGTCGATGTAGAGATTGAAGTATTAGGCGAGCTGCAAAGCCAATAG
- a CDS encoding histidine phosphatase family protein, which yields MNTIYLVRHCQAEGQEPDAPLTEAGIEQAQQVAVFLAKKQIEGIISSPYERAYRTISPLADATDLPIKRDERLTERILSGQNHPDWREMLRRTYEDMDLCYEGGESSHTATSRAVQVVNEALNSGWKNTVIVSHGNLISLLLKHLDQAVGFHEWEALSNPDVYELSFTDAASSFNRIWKP from the coding sequence ATGAACACGATATATCTAGTCCGTCATTGCCAAGCAGAAGGCCAAGAGCCTGACGCTCCATTAACCGAAGCAGGGATAGAGCAAGCGCAGCAAGTAGCTGTATTTTTGGCGAAGAAGCAGATAGAAGGAATCATTTCGAGCCCATATGAGCGGGCTTACCGAACGATCTCTCCATTAGCTGACGCCACTGACCTGCCCATAAAGCGGGATGAGCGGTTAACCGAGCGCATTTTATCGGGTCAAAATCATCCCGACTGGCGCGAAATGCTTCGCCGAACCTATGAGGACATGGATTTATGCTACGAGGGCGGGGAATCTAGCCATACCGCTACCAGCCGGGCTGTTCAAGTCGTTAATGAGGCACTGAATAGCGGCTGGAAAAATACCGTAATCGTCTCACATGGCAACCTCATTTCGCTGCTGCTCAAGCATCTGGATCAGGCAGTCGGGTTTCATGAATGGGAAGCCCTGTCCAATCCCGACGTTTACGAGCTATCCTTCACCGATGCGGCGTCCAGCTTCAATCGAATTTGGAAGCCATAA
- a CDS encoding S-layer homology domain-containing protein, whose translation MLHSRQMNLFKKGVLIVIGILLIAFAMPESSQASFVDPIDQTSDTDNTIPNSQGGSKGVGQSFTAGKTGWMYDVDVFLGQSSATEREISLTIHEGADINGTVLGVAKVSSSIVPVFPGGWVRFNFNEGIYVESNKIYGMMMETTNNEPSQVNQVTWRIYNPSAYNGGTPYYFESWDNFNFDFAFRTYVASQQRDYSTSLQLDQLTTTYGDTEEIRATLLDVQNQAVSNKTVTFSLDGNVLGSSNTNGNGEAIFSYSVNTAIGNHTLTAEFAGDPTHLTSNDSVTLRVDKRPLAVTANDATRAYGTSNPVFTGTIVGGLSSDGITATYATSADQASHVGSYAIEAALVDPNNKLGNYEVTKTSGSLSVTKASLSVTADDATREYGMSNSVFTGTIVGGLSSDGITATYATGADQASNVGNYAIEASLVDPNNKLGNYEVTKTAGSLSVTRAPITVTPHTISRWVNNANPFLDGVVTGVRNNDDISVKYVTLAEQSSPVGNYTIETEIIDPNQRLGNYEVTSNTAKLNVYDVPKLTYATNDTASSVIGPLGLPATDDEGRSIQWVSSNNQFVDGATGYVQRPSYTEGNKSITLKATITADGATYEAIYPLIIIANSNTSSGSNTNSGSNTNSGSNTSSGVSNYIEVMSANGKQRVELKLDDLKKGLVTIKSDSEVAEFMISKATLTQLMAISPSMKLQFITVKDEITIPIQEMAIAGNNHDLTIKIGRADTTTEFVEVKKSLGANVWAGPVVFNVNGLDDQGRSSEISAFTSYVERKIELDGQESDFATVVFWDEEKQAFNFVPAQFINENGKVTAIVKSMRNGYFFVIDRRVGFVDLQNHWAKSDIELLAAKFIVQGRSEMNFDPNGMLTRAETAALLVRAIGIPLNNTEFSFSDVDGKWYEADVIAAEQVGLIKGYSDGTFRPNNRVTREELAVMLTRAIAYANPSLQTANRVLALEDVESISSWAEDSIYQALSLGIIKGDQQGNFKPQEEATRAEMVTLLSRMLKLLNFI comes from the coding sequence GTCGATGTATTTCTTGGTCAATCTTCAGCTACTGAGCGAGAGATAAGCTTGACGATTCATGAAGGCGCCGATATTAATGGGACAGTACTAGGCGTAGCGAAGGTAAGCAGTAGTATTGTGCCTGTATTTCCGGGAGGATGGGTTCGGTTTAATTTTAACGAAGGGATTTATGTGGAGTCTAACAAGATTTATGGCATGATGATGGAGACAACCAACAATGAACCAAGTCAAGTGAACCAAGTCACTTGGAGAATATACAATCCTAGCGCATATAACGGCGGTACACCGTATTATTTTGAATCTTGGGATAATTTCAATTTTGATTTTGCATTCAGGACGTATGTAGCTTCTCAGCAGAGGGACTATTCGACTTCTTTGCAGTTGGACCAGCTTACAACAACTTATGGTGATACTGAGGAGATCAGAGCTACATTGCTGGATGTTCAAAATCAGGCAGTATCGAATAAAACAGTCACATTTTCTCTGGATGGAAACGTTCTTGGTTCATCTAATACGAATGGAAATGGTGAAGCGATATTCAGCTATTCGGTTAACACGGCAATAGGGAATCATACACTTACAGCGGAATTCGCAGGAGACCCTACCCATCTTACTTCGAATGATTCTGTTACGCTGAGGGTCGATAAGAGGCCTCTTGCAGTAACCGCAAACGATGCGACTCGTGCATATGGTACGAGCAATCCGGTATTCACAGGAACGATAGTAGGCGGTTTATCGTCAGATGGAATTACGGCAACTTATGCTACGAGCGCTGACCAAGCAAGTCATGTAGGGAGCTATGCGATTGAAGCAGCACTGGTTGATCCGAATAATAAGCTAGGAAATTACGAAGTAACGAAAACCTCGGGTAGTCTGAGTGTTACGAAAGCGTCACTATCGGTAACCGCAGACGATGCGACGCGTGAATACGGAATGAGCAATTCGGTATTCACAGGAACGATAGTGGGCGGTTTATCGTCAGATGGGATTACAGCAACTTACGCAACGGGCGCTGATCAAGCAAGTAATGTAGGGAACTATGCGATTGAAGCGTCACTGGTTGACCCGAATAACAAGCTAGGAAATTACGAAGTAACGAAAACCGCAGGCAGTCTATCCGTTACGAGAGCGCCGATTACAGTAACGCCTCACACCATATCGCGTTGGGTAAACAATGCGAATCCCTTCCTGGACGGTGTTGTAACAGGTGTGCGGAACAACGACGATATATCCGTGAAGTATGTGACGCTTGCAGAGCAAAGCAGCCCAGTTGGCAATTATACGATAGAGACTGAAATCATTGATCCTAATCAACGTTTAGGTAACTATGAAGTTACGAGCAATACTGCGAAGCTCAACGTGTATGATGTTCCGAAATTAACTTATGCTACTAACGATACCGCTTCATCAGTTATTGGACCTCTCGGTCTTCCAGCAACCGATGATGAAGGTAGAAGCATTCAATGGGTTTCCTCGAATAATCAATTTGTAGATGGTGCGACAGGTTATGTACAACGCCCGTCCTATACAGAGGGGAATAAGAGCATAACACTTAAAGCGACGATAACAGCTGATGGTGCTACTTATGAAGCCATTTATCCGCTAATCATTATTGCAAACAGTAACACTAGTTCTGGAAGTAACACTAATTCTGGAAGTAACACTAATTCTGGGAGTAACACTAGTTCTGGAGTATCGAATTACATTGAGGTTATGTCAGCTAATGGAAAACAACGAGTTGAACTAAAACTTGATGATTTGAAAAAAGGATTAGTTACAATCAAATCAGATAGTGAAGTTGCAGAATTTATGATTAGTAAAGCGACATTAACGCAGTTAATGGCCATTTCACCATCAATGAAACTGCAATTCATTACAGTAAAAGACGAAATTACCATACCGATTCAAGAGATGGCGATTGCAGGGAATAATCATGATTTAACCATTAAAATAGGCAGAGCAGATACGACAACAGAATTTGTTGAAGTTAAGAAGAGTCTTGGCGCAAATGTTTGGGCAGGGCCAGTTGTGTTCAACGTTAATGGACTAGATGATCAAGGGAGAAGCTCTGAGATCTCAGCGTTCACATCCTATGTTGAAAGAAAGATTGAGCTTGATGGCCAAGAGTCCGATTTTGCTACAGTCGTATTTTGGGATGAAGAGAAGCAAGCGTTCAACTTTGTTCCTGCACAATTCATAAATGAGAATGGTAAAGTCACAGCAATTGTGAAGAGTATGCGAAACGGCTACTTTTTCGTAATTGATCGTCGAGTTGGCTTTGTAGATTTGCAGAATCATTGGGCAAAGTCGGATATAGAGTTACTTGCAGCTAAGTTCATCGTTCAGGGGCGTAGCGAAATGAATTTTGATCCGAATGGTATGCTTACCCGAGCAGAAACGGCTGCATTACTTGTACGTGCAATAGGGATTCCGTTGAATAACACTGAATTTAGCTTTTCTGATGTGGATGGGAAATGGTATGAAGCAGATGTTATCGCAGCTGAGCAGGTGGGATTAATCAAGGGATATAGTGACGGGACTTTCCGTCCGAACAACCGTGTGACACGTGAGGAGTTGGCGGTTATGCTTACCCGAGCTATTGCTTATGCTAATCCTTCTTTGCAGACAGCTAATAGGGTGTTAGCTTTAGAAGATGTGGAATCCATTTCATCTTGGGCGGAGGATTCTATTTATCAAGCGCTTAGTTTAGGAATCATTAAAGGCGATCAGCAAGGTAATTTCAAGCCGCAAGAAGAAGCAACTCGGGCAGAAATGGTTACACTTCTCTCGCGTATGCTGAAACTATTAAATTTTATATAG